The Dehalococcoidales bacterium genome includes the window CATTGGAAGCACTTAGATGATGATTAAAGAACCTCTACAAATAATCAAGGCCAAACAGAAAGCGCATCCCCATATAACACCGGATAGGAAAACCATGTTTTGCCCTGAGTGTGGGGAAAGCTTGCATGACATTCAAATCATCAATGAATACGTGTGTTCGGGTTGCCGCTTTGTGGTGGGCGAGAGTGACAAATTCTGCTGGCATTGTGGGGAGGAGCTAAAGGGCTTATCAGAAGTCCATTACTGGTGTAACAATAACGAACTTGACCACGAAGCTTTTAAGAACCTGGCGGATGCCTTGAAACTGAAGGGCGTTAAATCATAACTGGACAACCGATACGTAAAAGGTATATGATAAAAGAGATGTGGAAGTTGGGAATACTCTTAGCGATCATCGGCGCTGTTAGTTTAGTCGCCGCAGTCCAAGCTAATGATGTGCCTGTTAATTATGATTCAGATACACAAACCCTGACCATTACCACACAGCATTTCAAAGTCCTTTCTCATACCTCGTCATCGGTCACAGTTGAATATCTCGAAGGTGGCATGTACTACCGTCCTGGTGAACCACCTGGGCCAACTAACCCATTCTATCCCTGTGTAACTACTTTCAGATCATCCGGCTTTCAGTGGGAAAAGGATGCAGTCGAATTAGTCAATAGGTAAACTTTAAATTCGCTATCCATAGGGCGCTCTACGAAGCGCCTTTTTTGTTGGAGAAAATATGACATACAAAGTCCCAAAAAATAATGCGTACTCTACTTTAGCGTCCGGTATAGATGATGTAGCCTTGTCGTTATCGGTTGCTGCCGGTGAGGGCGTTCGTTTCCCTGATACCTTCCCGTTCCATATCACGATTGATTCAGAGAT containing:
- a CDS encoding zinc ribbon domain-containing protein, encoding MMIKEPLQIIKAKQKAHPHITPDRKTMFCPECGESLHDIQIINEYVCSGCRFVVGESDKFCWHCGEELKGLSEVHYWCNNNELDHEAFKNLADALKLKGVKS